A genomic window from Triticum urartu cultivar G1812 chromosome 7, Tu2.1, whole genome shotgun sequence includes:
- the LOC125522061 gene encoding F-box protein At5g07610-like, which translates to MSMVADRPRPREEGRASTRARSCSDFPSRTPAERLTDDILVEILSRVPAKSLCRCKCVSKHWLGLIHHPDHRKRLPQTLAGFFYGRITSTTGQRVLELPFRFTSISGDGRSPVGTSFTFLPNHHLPVDLLDSCNGLLLCRCYHVSDGVGAFHYAVCNPATEKWIVLPNSGKDSSQVATASLGFDPALSPHFHVFELVQQHKYGENKNTDISGVTVYSSETGEWIYKEKRWSRATWFASWHSSATVFLNGLLFFRALDLKLHDCVAAVDTKGEIWMKFRVPGGQVDGFVQRSIFRAPADQFDDLDLAHGFIQRSQGRLHFANFQRDKYGVAIRLVVHVLENYQDKQWILKHSIETSNIFGWTDLWLDADFDFIAIHPECNLLFFAVGGITFMCYNMDNRQVKVISHLADVKPLFLPYAPLYTESQSLHI; encoded by the exons aTGTCCATGGTGGCGGACCGCCCTCGCCCGCGGGAGGAAGGCAGAGCGTCGACTCGCGCCCG ATCTTGCTCCGATTTCCCCAGCCGGACGCCGGCCGAGAGGCTGACCGACGACATCCTCGTGGAGATCCTCTCGCGCGTTCCCGCCAAGTCGCTGTGCCGCTGCAAGTGCGTCTCGAAGCACTGGCTCGGCCTCATCCACCACCCCGACCACCGCAAACGGCTCCCCCAAACCCTGGCCGGCTTCTTCTACGGCCGCATTACCAGTACCACCGGGCAGCGGGTTCTGGAGCTGCCCTTCCGCTTCACTAGCATATCGGGGGACGGCCGCTCTCCGGTCGGCACCTCCTTCACCTTCCTGCCCAACCACCATCTGCCCGTCGATCTACTGGACTCCTGCAACGGTCTCCTCCTCTGCCGATGTTACCACGTTTCCGATGGGGTTGGCGCATTCCATTATGCCGTGTGCAATCCCGCCACCGAGAAGTGGATCGTGTTGCCCAACTCCGGCAAGGACAGCAGCCAGGTGGCCACCGCATCTTTGGGCTTCGACCCGGCCCTGTCGCCGCATTTTCATGTGTTTGAGTTGGTACAGCAGCACAAGTATGGCGAGAATAAGAATACCGACATTTCCGGAGTGACAGTGTATTCGTCTGAAACCGGAGAATGGATTTATAAGGAGAAGAGATGGAGCAGAGCTACTTGGTTTGCTAGTTGGCACTCCTCCGCGACAGTTTTTCTCAACGGCCTTCTGTTTTTTCGTGCCCTTGACCTTAAATTACATGATTGTGTAGCCGCGGTTGACACAAAGGGAGAAATATGGATGAAATTCAGGGTCCCTGGTGGTCAGGTTGATGGTTTTGTTCAGCGGTCGATATTCAGGGCCCCTGCTGATCAGTTTGATGATTTGGATCTGGCTCATGGTTTTATTCAGCGGTCGCAGGGCCGCTTGCATTTTGCCAACTTTCAGAGGGATAAATATGGTGTTGCCATTCGATTAGTAGTTCATGTTCTGGAGAACTATCAAGACAAACAATGGATATTGAAGCATAGCATTGAAACTTCAAACATATTTGGATGGACAGATTTATGGCTTGATGCGGATTTTGATTTTATTGCGATTCATCCGGAATGCAACTTGCTGTTCTTCGCTGTGGGGGGTATCACATTCATGTGCTATAATATGGATAATCGGCAAGTCAAAGTGATCTCTCATCTTGCAGATGTCAAGCCGCTATTTCTGCCTTATGCGCCGTTGTACACAGAATCACAATCATTGCACATTTGA